A genomic region of Rhizomicrobium sp. contains the following coding sequences:
- a CDS encoding BrnT family toxin, translating to MFDPAKDKTNRAKHGISLVLAEVLFAGPHISMADDRFEYGEVREVAFGLINDRLFACVYADRGQERRVISLRKATKSEVKRYGKDLE from the coding sequence GTGTTCGATCCGGCGAAGGACAAAACCAACCGGGCGAAGCATGGGATTTCCTTGGTCTTGGCCGAGGTTCTGTTCGCAGGGCCGCACATATCGATGGCGGACGATCGGTTTGAGTATGGCGAGGTTCGCGAAGTCGCTTTCGGACTCATCAACGATCGCCTTTTCGCGTGTGTTTATGCCGACCGTGGCCAGGAGCGGCGCGTGATCTCGCTCCGCAAGGCGACGAAATCAGAGGTGAAGCGCTATGGCAAAGACCTTGAGTAA
- the bioB gene encoding biotin synthase BioB, whose protein sequence is MNAPAPELRDGAPRHDWTRAEIARLFALPFADLLFRAQTVHRQNFDANEVQVSTLLSIKTGGCPEDCGYCSQSASHETGLKASKLMAVDAVLADARAAKAAGATRFCMGAAWRSPKDKDLDAVCAMVEGVKALGMETCVTLGMLTPPQASRLKSAGLDYYNHNIDTSPEYYGEIITTRTFQDRLDTLAHVREAGIHVCCGGIVGMGEDADDRVGMIHALATLPVHPESVPINGLVKIAGTKLGDSAALDPLDFVRTIAVARLTMPRSMVRLSAGRGEMSDEAQALCFLAGANSIFYGEKLLTTPNPEESHDHKLFARLGIVAMA, encoded by the coding sequence ATGAACGCTCCCGCCCCCGAACTCCGCGACGGCGCCCCGCGCCACGACTGGACCCGCGCGGAGATCGCACGCCTCTTCGCCCTGCCCTTCGCCGACCTCCTCTTCCGCGCCCAGACCGTGCATCGCCAGAACTTCGACGCCAACGAAGTGCAGGTCTCCACCCTGCTGTCGATCAAGACCGGCGGCTGCCCGGAGGATTGCGGCTATTGCTCGCAAAGCGCCAGCCACGAGACCGGCCTCAAAGCCTCCAAGCTGATGGCGGTCGACGCCGTGCTGGCCGATGCGCGCGCCGCCAAGGCGGCCGGCGCGACGCGTTTCTGCATGGGCGCCGCCTGGCGCTCGCCCAAGGACAAGGACCTCGACGCGGTGTGCGCCATGGTCGAGGGCGTCAAGGCGCTCGGCATGGAGACCTGCGTCACGCTCGGCATGCTGACGCCGCCGCAGGCGAGCCGGCTGAAGAGCGCCGGGCTCGACTACTACAACCACAACATCGACACCTCGCCGGAATATTACGGCGAGATCATCACCACCCGGACCTTCCAGGACCGGCTCGACACGCTCGCCCATGTGCGCGAGGCCGGCATCCATGTCTGCTGCGGCGGCATCGTCGGCATGGGCGAGGACGCCGACGACCGCGTCGGCATGATCCACGCCCTCGCCACCCTGCCGGTCCATCCCGAGAGCGTGCCGATCAACGGGCTGGTCAAGATCGCCGGCACCAAGCTGGGCGACAGCGCCGCGCTCGATCCGCTCGACTTCGTGCGCACCATCGCGGTGGCGCGCCTGACCATGCCGCGCTCGATGGTCCGCCTGTCGGCCGGCCGCGGCGAGATGAGCGACGAGGCGCAGGCGCTGTGCTTCCTGGCCGGCGCCAATTCGATCTTCTACGGCGAAAAGCTGCTCACCACGCCCAATCCGGAAGAGAGCCACGACCACAAGCTGTTCGCCAGGCTCGGCATCGTCGCGATGGCGTGA
- a CDS encoding HK97 family phage prohead protease, with protein MIRAIGRTAAPWEASAVSRDLENRFGLPLACKFAPVDDSGLFEGYASTFGGPPDTFGDVVAPGAFKQTLSEHRGAGTMPAMLWAHDQNQPIGKWLDMSEDGVGLKAVGRLTLGVERAREARALMKDGALGLSIGFRTRDASKLDGDAGRRMLKNVNLFETSAVAMPANSRARITAVKSGLGADEITDPRAFENFLREAGFSRAFAKAVTAAGFKTAAAQLEHDRRGSLAEFIKAQTIEIDKLTRKVKQ; from the coding sequence GTGATCCGCGCCATCGGGCGCACCGCAGCACCATGGGAGGCCTCGGCAGTGAGCCGTGATCTCGAAAATCGTTTCGGACTGCCGCTGGCATGCAAATTCGCGCCAGTCGATGATTCCGGCCTGTTCGAGGGTTACGCCAGCACATTCGGCGGTCCCCCCGACACGTTCGGCGACGTCGTTGCGCCTGGCGCGTTCAAGCAGACCCTGAGTGAGCATCGCGGGGCGGGCACAATGCCGGCGATGCTTTGGGCGCACGATCAGAATCAGCCGATCGGCAAGTGGCTCGATATGTCGGAGGACGGTGTCGGGCTCAAAGCAGTCGGGCGCCTCACGCTCGGCGTTGAACGCGCACGTGAAGCGCGAGCGCTGATGAAGGATGGCGCCCTGGGCCTGTCGATCGGATTCCGAACGCGCGATGCGTCGAAGCTCGATGGCGATGCTGGCCGGCGCATGCTCAAGAATGTGAACCTCTTCGAAACCTCTGCGGTCGCGATGCCCGCCAACTCACGCGCGCGGATTACGGCCGTGAAGTCAGGCCTCGGCGCCGACGAGATCACGGATCCTCGCGCGTTCGAGAACTTCCTTCGCGAAGCAGGGTTCTCACGGGCGTTCGCGAAGGCAGTGACCGCCGCGGGCTTCAAAACCGCGGCCGCTCAGCTCGAACATGACCGCCGCGGCAGCCTGGCGGAGTTTATCAAGGCCCAAACCATCGAAATCGACAAACTCACACGAAAGGTGAAGCAATGA
- a CDS encoding TetR/AcrR family transcriptional regulator: MKIGRPRSFCVEDALDRAMDVFWRKGYQAASLSDLTEAMGINAPSLYACFDNKEGLFRAVLDRYEDAGKGFLQEVMDAPTSRASAELFLKGVAARATDPDNHPPGCLLLQSGLAGEDQRIPNELARYRAEKELALRERFACAQRLGDLPAGADPAALARYLVTVANGMCVQASAGAKAEDLLMVAELALAAWPAGEPAKRGKTAKQKADAGT, from the coding sequence ATGAAGATCGGCCGCCCGCGCAGCTTTTGCGTGGAGGATGCGCTGGACCGCGCGATGGATGTGTTCTGGCGCAAAGGCTACCAGGCCGCGTCGCTCAGCGATCTGACCGAGGCGATGGGTATCAACGCGCCCAGTCTCTACGCCTGTTTCGACAACAAGGAAGGCCTGTTCCGCGCCGTGCTGGATCGCTACGAGGACGCCGGCAAGGGTTTCCTGCAGGAGGTGATGGACGCGCCGACCTCGCGCGCCTCGGCGGAACTTTTCCTCAAGGGCGTTGCCGCCCGCGCGACCGATCCCGACAACCATCCGCCGGGCTGCCTTCTGTTGCAGAGCGGGCTGGCGGGCGAGGACCAGCGCATCCCGAACGAATTGGCGCGGTACCGCGCCGAGAAGGAATTGGCGCTGCGCGAGCGCTTCGCCTGCGCGCAACGGCTGGGTGACCTGCCGGCCGGCGCCGACCCCGCCGCCCTGGCGCGCTATCTCGTGACCGTGGCGAACGGCATGTGCGTCCAGGCCTCGGCCGGCGCGAAGGCGGAAGATTTGCTGATGGTCGCGGAGTTGGCCCTGGCGGCATGGCCCGCCGGCGAACCCGCCAAGCGCGGCAAGACGGCCAAGCAGAAGGCCGACGCCGGGACGTAG
- a CDS encoding MFS transporter: MDQSAAAIAARLERLPPGRAMWTRVVLLSLGGFFEFYDMFLSAYVGPGLVKAGILTPTTPGLFGTTGLAAFVAAFFMGLFIGTALFGFVADRFGRRTIFTFSLLWYTVAATAMAFQTDAFGLLLWRFIAGIGIGVELVTIDAYIAELVPKAVRGRAFAFNQVVQFSAIPVVALLAWLLVPRTPFGLDGWRWVVLLGSAGALAVWFIRLSVPESPRWLAGRGRLADADAVVARFEAQAIAESGPLAEPAPAEMEVPRGRFGEIFAKPYLSRTLMLIVFNLFQTVGFYGFNNWVPSFLIGQGIEVTKSLGYTFFIAIAAPFGPLLAALFTDKIERKWAIVGAAVCVAVFGLLFAGVREAALLVLFGALVTLANNIMSFSFHAYQAELYPTRIRALAVGFVYSWSRLSTVFSAFVIAFVLKDFGVGGVFALIAASMAVVVLAIGIFGPKVKDLSLEEISK, from the coding sequence ATGGATCAATCCGCCGCCGCCATTGCCGCGCGTCTCGAAAGGCTGCCGCCGGGCCGCGCGATGTGGACGCGCGTCGTGCTGTTGTCGCTGGGCGGGTTCTTCGAATTCTACGACATGTTCCTGTCGGCCTATGTCGGGCCGGGGCTGGTGAAGGCCGGCATCCTGACGCCGACCACGCCGGGCCTGTTCGGCACGACGGGGCTTGCCGCCTTCGTGGCGGCGTTCTTCATGGGTCTGTTCATCGGCACCGCGCTGTTCGGTTTCGTCGCCGACCGCTTCGGGCGGCGCACGATCTTCACCTTCTCGCTGCTGTGGTACACCGTGGCGGCGACCGCGATGGCGTTCCAGACCGACGCCTTCGGGCTTCTGCTGTGGCGCTTCATCGCCGGCATCGGCATCGGCGTCGAGCTCGTCACCATCGACGCCTATATCGCCGAGCTGGTGCCCAAGGCGGTGCGCGGCCGCGCCTTCGCCTTCAACCAGGTGGTGCAGTTCAGCGCGATCCCGGTCGTGGCCTTGCTGGCCTGGCTCTTGGTGCCGCGCACGCCATTCGGGCTCGACGGCTGGCGCTGGGTGGTGCTGTTGGGATCGGCCGGCGCGCTGGCCGTGTGGTTCATCCGCCTGTCGGTGCCGGAGAGCCCGCGCTGGCTGGCCGGGCGCGGACGCCTCGCCGACGCCGATGCCGTCGTGGCGCGCTTCGAGGCGCAGGCGATCGCCGAAAGCGGCCCGTTGGCCGAGCCCGCGCCGGCCGAGATGGAGGTGCCGCGCGGCCGTTTCGGCGAGATCTTCGCCAAGCCCTATCTTTCGCGCACGCTGATGCTGATCGTGTTCAACCTGTTCCAGACGGTGGGGTTCTACGGCTTCAACAATTGGGTGCCGAGCTTTCTGATCGGCCAGGGCATCGAGGTGACCAAGAGTCTGGGCTACACCTTCTTCATCGCCATAGCGGCGCCGTTCGGGCCGCTGCTGGCGGCGCTGTTCACCGACAAGATCGAGCGCAAATGGGCCATCGTCGGCGCGGCGGTCTGCGTCGCGGTGTTCGGACTTCTGTTCGCCGGCGTGCGCGAGGCGGCGCTGCTGGTGCTGTTCGGAGCGCTGGTGACGCTGGCCAACAACATCATGTCGTTCTCGTTCCACGCCTATCAGGCGGAGCTCTACCCGACGCGCATCCGCGCGTTGGCGGTGGGCTTCGTCTATTCGTGGAGCCGGCTGTCGACCGTGTTCAGCGCCTTCGTGATCGCGTTCGTGCTGAAGGATTTCGGTGTCGGCGGCGTCTTCGCGCTGATCGCCGCGAGCATGGCGGTGGTGGTGCTGGCGATCGGCATCTTCGGCCCGAAGGTGAAGGATTTGTCGCTGGAGGAAATTTCGAAATAG
- a CDS encoding beta/gamma crystallin-related protein, with product MRISTLTIAIAAVAGLAAAPAAARSTITLYSAPNYQGHAITLDHAVRDLDNHDWDFGDRAQSARVRGRWQVCAAKNFQGDCIILNHDAPRLKDYDMNRRADSLRPL from the coding sequence ATGCGCATATCGACTTTGACCATCGCCATCGCCGCCGTTGCGGGACTGGCCGCGGCGCCGGCTGCCGCCCGCTCCACGATCACGCTCTACAGCGCGCCCAATTATCAGGGCCATGCGATCACGCTCGACCACGCGGTGCGCGATCTCGACAACCACGACTGGGACTTCGGCGACCGCGCCCAGAGCGCCCGAGTGCGTGGCCGCTGGCAGGTTTGCGCCGCGAAGAACTTCCAGGGCGATTGCATCATCCTGAACCACGACGCGCCGCGGCTGAAGGACTACGACATGAACCGCCGCGCGGATTCGCTGCGGCCGCTGTAA
- a CDS encoding helix-turn-helix domain-containing protein — MAKTLSKAARDALAATKWAKIDAMTDEDIARQIASNPDAAPDMAPEIDVRAIRRAAGMTQAEFAAAYEFSIRTVQEWERGAKKPSGPARTLLRAIKADPEGLRKALATA; from the coding sequence ATGGCAAAGACCTTGAGTAAGGCGGCGCGCGATGCGCTGGCGGCAACGAAATGGGCCAAGATCGACGCCATGACCGACGAAGACATCGCGCGGCAGATTGCTTCCAATCCCGACGCGGCGCCTGACATGGCTCCAGAGATCGATGTGCGCGCGATCCGGCGCGCCGCCGGCATGACGCAAGCAGAGTTCGCCGCTGCTTACGAATTCAGCATCCGCACTGTGCAGGAATGGGAGCGCGGCGCGAAAAAACCGAGTGGGCCTGCGCGAACCTTGTTGCGTGCCATCAAGGCCGACCCGGAAGGCTTGCGAAAAGCCCTCGCCACCGCATAG
- the rlmJ gene encoding 23S rRNA (adenine(2030)-N(6))-methyltransferase RlmJ, giving the protein MNYRHAFHAGNFADVVKHLALVGILLHLRRKDAPFAVIDTHAGRGAYDLAGEEAVRTGEAANGIGRLAGLEGEGALAAYLGLARGRDLYPGSPLIACALLRPQDRLVAIEKHPEEAVRLKAALAGIGQARVEEADGYRRLAALLPPRERRGLVLIDPPFEDAAEFAAEAGALRAGLKRFATGIYLLWFPIKSPAEANAFAGEVLQAGAKKALRIDIDLGAKAPGEKERLAAAGLIVVNPPFGLAQEMRAQLAAVAPLLSDGARAEVRWLAGEE; this is encoded by the coding sequence ATGAACTATCGCCACGCCTTCCATGCCGGAAATTTCGCCGATGTCGTCAAGCATCTCGCGCTGGTCGGGATCCTGCTGCACCTGCGCCGCAAGGATGCGCCCTTCGCGGTGATCGACACCCATGCCGGGCGCGGCGCCTACGACCTTGCGGGCGAGGAGGCGGTGCGCACCGGCGAGGCGGCGAACGGCATCGGCCGGCTCGCCGGCCTGGAGGGCGAGGGCGCGCTCGCGGCGTATCTCGGTCTGGCGCGCGGGCGCGATCTCTATCCGGGTTCGCCGCTGATCGCCTGCGCGCTGCTGCGGCCGCAGGACCGGCTCGTCGCGATCGAGAAGCATCCCGAGGAAGCGGTGCGGCTGAAGGCGGCGCTCGCCGGCATCGGTCAGGCGCGGGTGGAGGAGGCCGACGGCTACCGGCGGCTGGCGGCGCTGCTGCCGCCGCGCGAGCGGCGCGGGCTGGTGCTGATCGATCCGCCGTTCGAGGACGCGGCCGAGTTCGCCGCCGAGGCCGGGGCGCTGCGTGCCGGCCTGAAGCGCTTCGCGACCGGCATCTATCTGTTGTGGTTTCCGATCAAGTCGCCGGCCGAGGCGAATGCCTTCGCCGGCGAGGTGCTCCAGGCGGGGGCCAAGAAGGCGCTGCGGATCGATATCGATCTGGGCGCGAAGGCGCCGGGCGAGAAGGAGCGCCTCGCGGCGGCCGGGCTGATCGTCGTCAATCCGCCCTTCGGTTTGGCGCAGGAGATGCGCGCCCAGCTTGCGGCGGTCGCACCGCTGCTGTCGGACGGGGCGCGGGCGGAGGTCCGCTGGCTGGCGGGGGAGGAATGA
- a CDS encoding phage major capsid protein, giving the protein MKLETKAAFERKAAGDGEDDEIKDALAALTKTTGDAVKSMDDRMKTWEAELDKFFKKANRPRGGGPGAGDLDIGDPEKIEAERKNLNAFIRGEFKIMTVDVDPQAGYFVPDILRPTMTEKLYDTPTMLSLVRTEQWDGPGSEWMEPLKRALLSARRRSSETQAAQDTSASNPVGLLTVGAGESEALIQFSQKLIDDSSRDLASMAFTDMDAAFDRQLDGEVISGTGTGNQAWGFLNVPIVATDDATRNWGSIQYVPGGDAANVTADGVKNLLWGLRAPYRTNASFVMSSNTANAVDKLKNGQGDYIWRDQMTAGAPPMLLGFPVHFDENMPAVAGNALPIAFGNWKLGYLAVKKSVTRYLRDPYTAKPNIVLYGYKRQGGMVANSEAIKVMKIATS; this is encoded by the coding sequence ATGAAGTTGGAGACCAAAGCCGCTTTCGAGCGGAAAGCCGCCGGCGACGGCGAAGACGACGAAATCAAGGACGCGCTGGCTGCGCTGACCAAGACAACGGGCGACGCCGTGAAGAGCATGGACGATCGGATGAAGACCTGGGAGGCCGAGCTCGACAAGTTCTTCAAGAAGGCAAACCGCCCGCGAGGCGGCGGCCCCGGCGCCGGCGACCTGGACATCGGCGACCCGGAGAAAATCGAGGCCGAGCGCAAGAACCTCAACGCGTTCATCCGCGGCGAGTTCAAGATCATGACCGTCGATGTCGATCCGCAGGCGGGCTACTTCGTGCCCGACATTCTGCGCCCGACGATGACGGAAAAACTCTATGACACTCCGACGATGCTCTCGCTGGTTCGAACCGAACAATGGGACGGTCCCGGCTCGGAATGGATGGAGCCGCTGAAGCGCGCGCTTCTGAGCGCCCGGCGCCGCAGCAGCGAGACCCAGGCGGCGCAAGACACGAGTGCAAGCAATCCCGTGGGGCTGTTGACGGTGGGCGCCGGCGAGTCCGAAGCTCTGATTCAGTTTTCGCAAAAATTGATCGACGATTCGAGCCGCGATCTGGCGTCGATGGCTTTCACTGATATGGACGCGGCCTTTGATCGCCAGCTCGATGGCGAGGTCATCAGCGGAACAGGCACCGGAAATCAGGCCTGGGGCTTCCTGAACGTGCCGATCGTGGCAACGGACGACGCGACCAGAAATTGGGGCTCGATCCAATATGTTCCCGGTGGCGATGCGGCGAACGTGACCGCCGATGGCGTCAAGAACCTGCTTTGGGGCCTGCGTGCGCCATACCGAACAAATGCGAGCTTCGTGATGTCGTCGAACACGGCAAATGCGGTCGACAAGCTCAAAAACGGCCAAGGCGACTACATCTGGCGCGACCAAATGACGGCCGGTGCACCGCCCATGCTGCTCGGCTTCCCGGTTCACTTCGATGAGAACATGCCCGCGGTCGCGGGCAATGCGTTGCCGATCGCGTTCGGCAACTGGAAGCTCGGCTATCTTGCCGTCAAAAAGAGCGTCACGCGTTATCTCCGCGATCCTTACACCGCGAAGCCGAACATCGTGCTGTACGGCTACAAGCGCCAAGGCGGCATGGTGGCAAATAGCGAAGCGATCAAGGTGATGAAGATCGCAACGTCGTAG
- a CDS encoding DUF2905 family protein, translated as MRWLIYLGILLVGTLLFSQAIAMMDLDPLPGDILYDRGNLHIHIPLLYSLGTSVVLALLFWFFRR; from the coding sequence ATGCGCTGGCTGATCTATCTCGGCATCCTCCTCGTCGGCACGCTGCTCTTCAGCCAGGCCATCGCCATGATGGACCTCGATCCCCTGCCCGGCGACATCCTCTACGACCGGGGAAACCTGCATATCCACATCCCCCTGCTCTATTCCCTGGGGACCAGCGTCGTTCTGGCCCTTCTCTTTTGGTTTTTTCGGCGGTAA
- the purH gene encoding bifunctional phosphoribosylaminoimidazolecarboxamide formyltransferase/IMP cyclohydrolase — protein MTLRPIRRAILSVFDKAGLVEFAGGLDRHGVALISTGGSAKALREAGLAVADISEVTGFPEMMDGRVKTLHPKVHGGLLSLRDKPDHAAAMAEHGIAGIDLLVSNLYPFEATVAKGASFEDTIEQIDIGGPAMTRSAAKNHDWVTVVVDPEDYAAVLGEMDANNGAVSGGLRRHLAQIAFARTAAYDAAVSNWFANELAKDGDKAPPRRRSFAGTLRQPLRYGENPHQEAAFYVTGDPRPGVASATQLQGKELSYNNINDTDAAYELVAEFAPKASAACAIIKHANPCGVALAPTLAEAYKRALACDPVSAFGGVLAFNRPLDGETAEEIAKLFTEVIIAPDADADARKILGTRKNLRLLIAGGLPDPDSAGLTFRSVSGGFLVQTRDNGRVGRADLKVVTRRQPTEREIADMLLAFTIGKHVKSNAVVYVKDGVTAAIGAGQMSRVDSARIAAIKARDAAKQAGWPEPMTKGSSAASEAFFPFPDGLLAVAEAGATAVIQPGGSIGDQKVIDAADEAGLAMVFTGMRHFRH, from the coding sequence ATGACGCTCCGCCCCATCCGCCGCGCGATCCTTTCGGTATTCGACAAGGCCGGCCTGGTCGAATTCGCCGGCGGGCTGGACCGTCATGGCGTGGCGCTCATCTCCACCGGCGGCTCGGCCAAGGCGCTGCGCGAGGCCGGCCTCGCCGTCGCCGACATTTCCGAGGTCACCGGCTTTCCCGAGATGATGGACGGAAGGGTGAAGACGCTGCACCCCAAGGTCCATGGCGGCCTGCTGTCGCTGCGCGACAAGCCGGACCACGCCGCCGCGATGGCCGAGCACGGGATCGCGGGCATCGACCTGCTGGTCTCCAATCTCTATCCGTTCGAGGCGACCGTCGCGAAGGGCGCGTCCTTCGAGGACACCATCGAGCAGATCGACATCGGCGGCCCGGCGATGACGCGCTCGGCGGCGAAGAACCACGACTGGGTGACCGTCGTCGTCGATCCCGAAGACTATGCCGCCGTGCTCGGCGAGATGGACGCCAACAACGGCGCGGTGTCGGGCGGCCTGCGCCGCCACCTCGCCCAGATCGCGTTCGCGCGCACCGCCGCCTATGACGCCGCGGTCTCCAACTGGTTCGCGAACGAACTCGCCAAGGACGGCGACAAGGCGCCGCCGCGCCGCCGCAGCTTCGCCGGCACGCTGCGCCAGCCCTTGCGCTATGGCGAGAATCCGCACCAGGAGGCCGCGTTCTACGTCACCGGCGATCCGCGCCCCGGCGTGGCGTCCGCGACGCAGCTCCAGGGCAAGGAGCTCTCCTACAACAACATCAACGACACCGACGCGGCCTATGAGCTCGTCGCCGAGTTCGCGCCAAAGGCCTCGGCCGCCTGCGCCATCATCAAGCACGCCAATCCCTGCGGCGTCGCGCTCGCGCCGACGCTCGCCGAGGCCTATAAGCGCGCGCTCGCCTGCGATCCGGTCAGCGCCTTCGGCGGCGTGCTCGCCTTCAACCGCCCGCTCGACGGCGAGACCGCGGAGGAGATCGCCAAGCTGTTCACCGAGGTGATCATCGCGCCCGACGCCGACGCCGACGCGCGCAAGATTCTCGGCACGCGGAAAAACCTGCGCCTGCTGATCGCCGGCGGCCTGCCCGATCCCGACAGCGCCGGCCTCACCTTCCGTTCCGTGTCGGGCGGCTTCCTGGTGCAGACGCGCGACAATGGCCGCGTCGGGCGCGCCGATCTGAAGGTCGTCACCCGGCGACAGCCGACCGAGCGCGAGATCGCCGACATGCTGCTCGCCTTCACCATCGGCAAGCATGTGAAGTCCAACGCCGTCGTCTATGTGAAGGACGGCGTCACCGCCGCGATCGGCGCCGGCCAGATGAGCCGCGTCGACTCCGCGCGCATCGCCGCGATCAAGGCGCGCGATGCGGCGAAACAGGCCGGCTGGCCCGAGCCGATGACGAAAGGCTCGTCGGCCGCGTCCGAGGCGTTCTTCCCGTTCCCGGACGGATTGCTCGCGGTGGCCGAGGCCGGCGCCACGGCGGTGATTCAGCCGGGCGGCTCGATCGGTGATCAAAAAGTAATCGACGCTGCCGACGAAGCGGGCCTCGCCATGGTTTTCACCGGCATGCGCCACTTCCGGCACTGA
- a CDS encoding tyrosine-type recombinase/integrase translates to MRLRLPPHVQAFADRHGKRRYYFRRPGFARVPLPGQPYSPEFMAAHADAMGGKTPIGEVGSTRTIPGTMNALIVAYFNSPAFCSLSASTRTTYRGILETFRNEHGDKRVSMLQGDHIARMMGAKAATPAAANNLLRMLRLIMRFAVLHGWRRDDPTSGTKALKMRAGGFYTWSEDDIAKFEGTHAIGTRARLALGLLLYTAQRRSDVILLGRQHVRNEVVTIRQQKTGAVVEIPVLPELRRILDASPNNHLTFLVTAAGKPFSAAGFGNWFRSMCDAAALPKQCAAHGLRKAASRRLAEAGCTAHQIMAITGHKTLREVTRYTDAFDRRGQAAVAMAKLGNRTTSVKP, encoded by the coding sequence ATGAGGCTGCGGCTGCCGCCTCACGTCCAGGCTTTCGCCGATCGCCACGGCAAGCGGCGATACTATTTTCGTCGGCCGGGCTTCGCGCGCGTGCCGCTGCCCGGACAGCCCTACTCGCCCGAGTTTATGGCCGCGCACGCCGACGCCATGGGCGGCAAGACGCCTATCGGCGAAGTCGGGTCTACACGGACCATTCCCGGAACGATGAATGCGCTCATCGTGGCCTATTTTAACTCGCCCGCATTTTGCAGCCTGTCGGCATCAACGAGAACGACATACCGGGGCATCCTCGAGACCTTTCGCAATGAGCACGGCGACAAGCGCGTTTCGATGCTGCAGGGCGACCACATCGCGCGGATGATGGGGGCCAAAGCGGCGACGCCGGCCGCCGCAAACAACCTGCTCCGGATGTTGCGCTTGATAATGCGGTTTGCGGTGCTTCATGGATGGCGCCGCGACGATCCGACGAGTGGGACTAAGGCGCTCAAAATGCGCGCTGGCGGCTTCTATACCTGGTCGGAGGACGACATCGCCAAATTCGAGGGAACGCATGCGATTGGAACGCGCGCCAGGCTCGCGCTTGGGCTTTTGCTCTACACTGCCCAGCGCCGCAGCGACGTCATCCTGCTGGGCCGTCAACACGTCAGGAACGAGGTCGTCACGATTCGCCAGCAGAAGACCGGAGCTGTGGTCGAAATTCCGGTATTGCCGGAGCTACGCAGGATCCTGGACGCATCGCCCAACAATCACCTCACCTTCCTTGTAACGGCCGCTGGAAAGCCCTTCAGCGCCGCCGGATTTGGAAACTGGTTTCGCTCTATGTGCGATGCGGCAGCACTTCCGAAGCAATGTGCCGCCCACGGCTTGCGAAAGGCGGCGTCGCGGCGCTTGGCCGAGGCAGGCTGCACCGCTCACCAGATCATGGCGATCACGGGTCACAAGACGCTACGCGAGGTCACCCGCTACACCGATGCGTTCGACAGACGCGGGCAGGCCGCAGTCGCTATGGCGAAGCTCGGAAATAGAACAACGAGTGTCAAACCTTAG